From a single Methylosinus sp. H3A genomic region:
- a CDS encoding SDR family NAD(P)-dependent oxidoreductase, with protein sequence MNDIPYRTALVVGAGPGVGASLARRFSAAGLTVGVVARDAQRLGAIAAETGAEGFSADATDPASVERLFAAAEAKLGEIDVVIYNVGARIRGPLAELDPEAVRQAIDLNAFGGFLVAREAAKRFVPRGRGALFFTGATSSLKAYALSAPFAMGKFALRALAQSAARELGPKGVHVAHVVIDGVIRDTGRADPTDATLEPDAIADAYLDLLRQKRSAWSFEVELRPWSERF encoded by the coding sequence ATGAACGACATTCCCTATCGCACCGCGCTCGTCGTCGGCGCCGGCCCTGGCGTCGGCGCCTCGCTGGCGCGGCGCTTTTCCGCCGCCGGATTGACGGTCGGCGTCGTCGCGCGCGACGCGCAGCGGCTCGGCGCCATCGCGGCCGAGACCGGAGCCGAGGGCTTTTCCGCCGACGCGACCGACCCCGCCTCGGTCGAACGACTGTTTGCGGCGGCCGAGGCGAAGCTCGGCGAGATCGACGTCGTCATCTATAATGTCGGCGCGCGCATTCGCGGGCCGCTCGCCGAGCTCGATCCGGAGGCGGTGCGGCAGGCGATCGACCTCAACGCCTTCGGCGGCTTTCTGGTCGCGCGGGAGGCGGCCAAGCGCTTCGTTCCGCGCGGACGCGGCGCGCTCTTCTTCACCGGCGCCACATCGAGCCTGAAGGCCTATGCGCTCTCGGCCCCCTTCGCCATGGGCAAATTCGCGCTGCGCGCTCTCGCCCAGAGCGCAGCGCGCGAATTGGGCCCCAAAGGCGTGCATGTCGCGCATGTCGTCATCGATGGGGTGATCCGCGACACCGGCCGCGCCGACCCCACCGACGCCACGCTCGAGCCCGACGCCATCGCCGACGCTTATCTCGATCTACTGCGCCAAAAGCGCAGCGCCTGGTCCTTCGAGGTCGAGCTTCGGCCGTGGTCAGAGAGATTTTGA
- a CDS encoding SDR family oxidoreductase: protein MTTVVITGANRGIGLELARLYAAEGADLILGVRNPESAGPAPGKKLRLDVSDDGSVTRFAEALGGAGVDLLVNNAGVIGPERQSSEDMDFSGFLETLNVNTLGPLRVTQALSGNLRRAQSAKVAIISSQMGSLGYAKSDHIAYRASKAAVNKVAQCLATDLAADGIAVASLHPGWVRTDMGGPMADLDPKESARGLKNVLDGLTLVETGRFWNFDGSLIPW from the coding sequence ATGACGACCGTGGTGATCACCGGGGCAAATCGCGGCATCGGGCTGGAGCTCGCGCGCCTCTACGCCGCGGAAGGCGCCGATCTGATCCTCGGCGTCCGCAATCCGGAAAGCGCTGGCCCTGCGCCGGGAAAGAAATTGCGGCTCGATGTGAGCGACGACGGTTCAGTGACGCGCTTCGCCGAGGCGTTGGGAGGGGCGGGCGTCGATCTGCTCGTCAACAACGCCGGCGTTATCGGACCCGAGCGCCAATCGAGCGAAGACATGGACTTTTCGGGCTTCCTAGAGACATTGAACGTCAACACGCTGGGCCCGTTGCGGGTGACGCAGGCCTTGTCGGGCAATCTACGTCGCGCGCAAAGCGCGAAAGTCGCGATCATCAGCAGTCAGATGGGTTCTCTGGGCTACGCCAAATCCGATCATATCGCCTATCGGGCTTCGAAAGCGGCGGTGAACAAAGTAGCCCAGTGCCTGGCGACCGATCTCGCCGCCGACGGCATAGCGGTCGCCTCGCTCCATCCTGGTTGGGTGCGGACCGATATGGGCGGCCCCATGGCGGACCTCGATCCGAAAGAGAGCGCTCGAGGTCTGAAAAATGTCCTCGACGGTTTGACCCTGGTCGAAACCGGCAGATTCTGGAATTTCGACGGTTCGCTCATTCCTTGGTGA
- a CDS encoding NAD(+) synthase produces the protein MTHPFFSLHSHGFVRVAVAGPRTRVADPAFNVARTIEMAREADAKGVSLVLFPELGLSSYAIDDLLHQTALLDAVESAIGELLEASRALHPLIAVGAPLRWRGRLYNCALILRRGEILAVIPKIYLPNYREFYEKRHFASGAFIVGEEMEIAGQTAPFGSDVLLEASDFPGLVIHTEICEDVWVPIPPSTRAALAGATVLLNLSASNAIVGKSDYRATLCAAHSARCLSAYLYSAAGQGESTTDLAWDGEAMIHENGALLAKAARFADEPQLILADIDIGRLTAERMRQVTFGDCADIEADATSFRRIAFELHAPRDKNLGLLREVARFPFVPDDEARLAELCFEAFNIQSHGLRQRLAAAKFQRLVIGVSGGLDSTHALLVAVTAFDALGLPRENILAYTLPAFATTDRTKANAWRLMRALGVSAQEIDVTAACRQMLEDIGHPAARGEPVYDTTYENVQAGARTSLLFRLANRHEALVLGTGDLSELALGWCTYGVGDQMSHYNVNASVPKTLIQHLIRWCARDAHFGADTVAVLRDILDTEISPELVPGENVQRTEDVVGPYALQDFNLFYTTRYGFAPSKTAFLAFHAWSDAEAGRWPADIPAEKRRAYDIEEIKHWLGVFARRFFASSQFKRSALPNGPKVSSGGSLSPRGDWRAPSDSSPSAWLADVDEIP, from the coding sequence ATGACGCATCCGTTCTTCTCGCTCCACTCGCATGGCTTCGTCCGCGTCGCCGTGGCCGGCCCGCGCACGCGCGTCGCCGATCCGGCCTTCAATGTCGCGCGCACGATCGAAATGGCCCGCGAAGCGGATGCGAAAGGCGTTTCGCTCGTTCTGTTTCCCGAGCTCGGATTGAGCTCCTATGCGATCGACGATCTGCTGCATCAGACGGCGCTGCTCGACGCTGTCGAATCGGCGATCGGGGAATTGCTGGAGGCGAGCCGCGCGCTGCATCCGCTGATCGCGGTGGGCGCGCCGCTGCGCTGGCGCGGGCGGCTCTATAATTGCGCGCTGATCCTGCGGCGCGGCGAGATCCTCGCCGTGATCCCCAAGATTTATCTCCCCAATTATCGGGAATTCTACGAGAAGCGCCATTTCGCCTCCGGCGCCTTCATCGTCGGCGAGGAGATGGAGATCGCCGGCCAGACCGCGCCCTTCGGCTCCGATGTGCTGCTGGAGGCGAGCGATTTTCCCGGCCTCGTGATCCATACGGAAATTTGCGAGGACGTCTGGGTTCCGATCCCGCCCTCGACGCGGGCGGCGCTCGCCGGCGCGACGGTGCTGCTCAATCTCTCGGCGAGCAACGCCATCGTCGGCAAATCCGATTATCGCGCGACGCTCTGCGCCGCTCATTCGGCGCGCTGCCTTTCCGCCTATCTCTACTCGGCTGCGGGGCAGGGGGAATCGACCACCGATCTCGCCTGGGACGGCGAGGCGATGATCCATGAGAATGGCGCGCTTCTCGCCAAGGCCGCGCGTTTCGCCGACGAGCCGCAGCTCATTCTCGCCGATATAGACATCGGCCGGCTCACGGCCGAGCGCATGCGTCAGGTCACTTTCGGCGATTGCGCCGATATAGAAGCCGACGCGACGAGCTTTCGCCGCATCGCCTTCGAGCTGCACGCGCCGCGGGACAAGAATTTGGGCCTGCTGCGCGAGGTCGCGCGCTTTCCCTTCGTCCCGGACGACGAGGCCCGGCTCGCCGAACTCTGCTTCGAGGCCTTCAACATCCAATCGCACGGGCTGCGGCAGCGGCTCGCGGCGGCGAAGTTCCAGCGTCTCGTCATCGGCGTCTCGGGCGGGCTCGATTCGACCCATGCGCTGCTCGTCGCCGTCACCGCCTTCGACGCGCTCGGCCTGCCGCGCGAGAATATTCTCGCCTATACGCTGCCGGCCTTCGCCACCACCGACCGCACCAAGGCCAACGCCTGGCGGCTTATGCGCGCGCTGGGGGTTTCCGCGCAGGAGATCGATGTGACGGCCGCCTGCCGGCAAATGCTGGAGGATATCGGTCATCCCGCCGCGCGCGGCGAGCCGGTCTATGACACGACATATGAGAATGTGCAGGCCGGCGCGCGCACCTCGCTCTTGTTCCGCCTCGCCAATCGCCATGAGGCGCTGGTGCTGGGCACGGGCGATCTCTCGGAGTTGGCGCTCGGCTGGTGTACCTATGGCGTCGGCGATCAAATGTCGCATTACAATGTCAACGCCTCGGTGCCGAAGACGCTGATCCAGCATCTCATCCGCTGGTGCGCCCGCGACGCGCATTTCGGCGCCGACACGGTCGCCGTGCTGCGCGACATTCTCGACACGGAGATTTCGCCGGAGCTGGTGCCGGGCGAAAACGTCCAGCGCACGGAAGATGTCGTCGGCCCCTATGCGCTGCAGGATTTCAACCTGTTCTACACGACGCGCTATGGGTTCGCGCCGTCGAAGACGGCGTTTCTGGCCTTTCACGCTTGGAGCGACGCCGAGGCCGGACGCTGGCCCGCGGATATTCCGGCGGAAAAGCGCCGCGCCTATGACATAGAAGAAATCAAGCATTGGCTCGGCGTTTTCGCGCGGCGTTTCTTCGCCTCGAGCCAATTCAAGCGCTCGGCTCTGCCCAATGGGCCGAAGGTCAGCTCCGGCGGCTCGCTGTCGCCGCGCGGCGACTGGCGCGCGCCGAGCGATTCGAGCCCGAGCGCTTGGCTCGCGGATGTGGACGAGATTCCTTGA
- a CDS encoding adenylosuccinate synthase: protein MANVVVVGAQWGDEGKGKIVDWLSLEADVVVRFQGGHNAGHTLVINGVTYKLALLPSGIVRPGKLSVIGNGVVVDPHFLVGEIERLREQGVEIGPENFKIAENAPLILSLHRELDAYREEAAGNGVKIGTTKRGIGPAYEDKVGRRSVRLMDLAEPDTLDEKITRLLAHHNPLRRGLGLPEIEAAAVRQELLDVAPQVLPYMDAVWELLEDLRRAGKRILFEGAQGVLLDVDHGTYPYVTSSNTVSASAASGSGLGPGAIGYVLGIAKAYTTRVGGGPFPTELHDEIGTLIGDRGHEFGTNTGRRRRCGWFDAVLTRQAVKTSGIDGIALTKLDILDGLETIEVCTHYLLDGVRIDRLPASQSAQARVVPVYETIEGWKGTTGGARSWADLPAQAIKYVRRIEELIGAPVALLSTSPERDDTILVRNPFED, encoded by the coding sequence ATGGCGAATGTGGTCGTGGTCGGCGCCCAATGGGGCGACGAAGGCAAGGGCAAGATCGTCGATTGGCTCTCGCTCGAGGCCGATGTGGTGGTGCGCTTTCAGGGCGGCCACAACGCCGGCCATACGCTCGTCATCAACGGCGTGACCTATAAGCTCGCGCTGCTGCCCTCGGGCATAGTGCGGCCGGGCAAGCTCTCGGTCATCGGCAATGGCGTCGTCGTCGATCCGCATTTTCTCGTCGGCGAGATCGAGCGGCTGCGCGAGCAGGGCGTCGAGATCGGCCCCGAGAATTTCAAGATCGCCGAAAACGCCCCGCTCATCCTCTCGCTGCATCGCGAGCTCGACGCCTATCGCGAGGAGGCGGCCGGCAATGGCGTGAAGATCGGCACCACCAAGCGCGGCATCGGCCCCGCTTACGAGGACAAGGTCGGCCGCCGCTCCGTCCGTCTGATGGACCTCGCCGAGCCGGACACTCTGGATGAGAAGATCACGCGCCTGCTCGCCCATCACAATCCGCTGCGGCGCGGGCTCGGCCTGCCCGAGATCGAGGCCGCCGCCGTGCGGCAGGAACTGCTCGATGTCGCGCCACAGGTTCTGCCTTACATGGACGCGGTCTGGGAGCTGCTCGAGGATCTGCGTCGCGCCGGCAAGCGCATTTTGTTCGAGGGCGCGCAGGGCGTGCTGCTCGACGTCGACCATGGCACTTATCCTTACGTGACCTCCTCCAACACGGTCTCGGCCTCGGCTGCGAGCGGCTCCGGCCTCGGCCCGGGCGCGATCGGCTATGTGCTCGGCATCGCCAAAGCCTATACGACGCGCGTCGGCGGCGGCCCTTTTCCGACCGAGCTGCATGACGAGATCGGCACGCTGATCGGCGACCGCGGCCATGAATTCGGCACCAACACCGGCCGCCGGCGACGCTGCGGCTGGTTCGACGCCGTGCTGACGCGCCAGGCCGTGAAGACCTCCGGGATAGACGGCATCGCCTTGACCAAGCTCGATATTCTCGACGGCTTGGAGACGATAGAAGTCTGCACGCATTATCTCTTGGACGGCGTCCGTATCGATCGTCTGCCGGCTTCGCAATCGGCGCAGGCGCGGGTCGTGCCCGTCTATGAGACGATAGAAGGGTGGAAGGGAACGACCGGGGGCGCCCGCTCCTGGGCCGATCTCCCCGCCCAGGCGATCAAATATGTGCGCCGCATCGAGGAGTTGATCGGCGCTCCGGTCGCGCTTCTCTCCACCAGCCCCGAGCGCGACGACACGATTCTCGTGCGCAATCCTTTCGAGGATTGA
- a CDS encoding TauD/TfdA family dioxygenase, giving the protein MNSTPAETKLDVFDLTPRIGSMIEIDVAALMSGRHAPEIRDLLERRGVLVFRGLHLDDAQQRAFTRTIGELLPQGDDGLLRITLDRAVSAAAADYLKGSFHWHIDGATDDVLTRASILNAKKLSPTGGQTEFCNSYVAFEELPETVKTAVADLQIVHSVEMAQWLVDPTPSYEDLRRWRAHAPKTHPLVWTHRSGRKSLVLGCTASHVEGADTDESRLLLRELTEWATQPRFVYRHEWQVGDLLIWDNTGVMHRVTPYDPESGRLMTRTTIAGEEPLAPRREIDRL; this is encoded by the coding sequence ATGAATTCGACCCCGGCCGAAACGAAGCTCGATGTTTTCGATCTGACGCCGCGCATCGGCTCTATGATCGAGATCGACGTCGCCGCTCTGATGAGCGGACGTCATGCGCCAGAGATCCGCGACCTTCTGGAGCGACGCGGCGTCCTCGTCTTTCGCGGGCTCCATCTCGATGACGCGCAGCAGCGCGCCTTCACCCGAACCATCGGCGAGCTGCTGCCGCAGGGCGACGACGGCCTATTGCGGATCACGCTCGACAGAGCGGTGAGCGCCGCCGCCGCGGATTATCTGAAGGGCTCCTTCCATTGGCACATAGACGGCGCGACCGACGATGTGCTGACGCGTGCGTCGATCCTCAATGCGAAGAAACTGTCGCCGACAGGCGGCCAGACCGAATTCTGCAACAGCTATGTCGCCTTCGAGGAGCTGCCGGAGACGGTGAAGACCGCGGTCGCCGACCTTCAAATCGTCCACAGCGTCGAGATGGCGCAATGGCTCGTCGATCCGACGCCGTCTTACGAAGATCTGCGCCGTTGGCGCGCCCACGCGCCCAAAACCCATCCCTTGGTCTGGACCCATAGATCGGGGCGCAAATCTCTGGTGCTGGGCTGCACGGCCTCGCATGTCGAAGGGGCCGACACGGATGAGAGCCGGCTGCTCCTGCGCGAATTGACCGAATGGGCGACGCAGCCGCGTTTCGTCTATCGGCACGAGTGGCAAGTCGGCGATTTGCTGATCTGGGACAATACCGGCGTGATGCATCGCGTGACGCCCTATGACCCGGAGAGCGGGAGATTGATGACCCGCACGACGATCGCAGGCGAGGAGCCGCTGGCTCCAAGGCGCGAGATCGATCGCCTTTGA
- a CDS encoding DUF3313 domain-containing protein, translating to MLQSHKVAWPVVLTFCLSAAACSSVEPVVYSGIASAPYLEPNRRDDERHVRYRYSARTDWRSYTRLIIDPVKIYRGPDHQFGDMSEADKASLADFMQRQFAEKLAGRYAVTSVPGPGVLRLKLTLTGAAASTPVASTLSRFDLAGGLYNGVQTVRGGEGLLTGSATYAVEIEDASTRRLLAAHVAKHYPSPIDIPASIGALSAARAGIENGAEALLAQLADPTTF from the coding sequence ATGTTGCAATCCCACAAGGTCGCCTGGCCGGTCGTCTTGACCTTCTGCCTGTCCGCGGCGGCCTGCTCGAGCGTGGAGCCGGTCGTCTATTCCGGGATCGCCTCCGCGCCCTATCTCGAGCCCAATCGGAGAGACGACGAGCGGCATGTCCGTTATCGCTATTCGGCGCGCACGGATTGGCGCAGCTACACGAGGCTGATCATCGATCCGGTGAAGATTTATCGCGGCCCGGACCATCAGTTCGGGGATATGTCGGAGGCCGACAAGGCGTCTCTCGCCGATTTCATGCAGCGCCAATTCGCCGAGAAGCTCGCAGGCCGCTATGCCGTGACGAGCGTCCCCGGGCCGGGCGTGCTGCGCTTGAAGCTGACTCTGACCGGCGCCGCGGCCAGCACGCCGGTCGCGAGCACGCTGTCGCGCTTCGATCTCGCCGGCGGTCTCTACAATGGCGTGCAGACGGTGCGGGGCGGGGAGGGGCTGCTCACCGGCTCGGCGACCTATGCGGTCGAGATCGAGGACGCTTCGACGCGCCGGCTGCTCGCCGCGCATGTCGCCAAGCATTATCCGAGCCCGATCGACATTCCGGCGAGCATAGGCGCGCTCTCCGCCGCGCGCGCGGGCATAGAGAACGGCGCCGAAGCGTTGCTCGCGCAGCTCGCCGATCCGACGACCTTCTGA
- a CDS encoding TetR/AcrR family transcriptional regulator, translating to MDNASRSQRTRKAVIQAALAIIARDGPGRLTLDAIARESGVSKGGLMHQFRTKEAVLKALLEHQIEYFADFSRAYMAEHGAGQAEPHLAAQIATLRETLVEPHSVAFAIFGAVAQEPSLLSITRESDGVALEAIKAEAKDQDLALLRWAAARGLAVSALLGLCPLGEDERERLFDRLLDEGRWAALTEKSGGSPASSTSSD from the coding sequence ATGGACAACGCGTCGAGGTCGCAACGAACCCGCAAGGCGGTCATTCAGGCCGCGCTGGCGATCATCGCGCGTGATGGGCCGGGGCGCTTGACGCTGGACGCGATCGCCCGCGAGAGCGGCGTCAGCAAGGGCGGGCTGATGCATCAATTCCGCACGAAAGAAGCGGTGCTGAAAGCTCTGCTCGAGCATCAGATCGAATATTTCGCGGATTTTTCGCGCGCCTATATGGCCGAGCATGGCGCCGGGCAGGCCGAGCCCCATCTCGCCGCGCAGATCGCGACGCTGCGCGAAACCCTCGTCGAGCCGCATTCCGTCGCATTCGCGATCTTCGGCGCCGTCGCGCAGGAGCCGAGCCTCCTCTCGATCACGCGCGAGAGCGATGGCGTGGCGCTCGAGGCGATCAAGGCCGAGGCCAAGGATCAGGATTTGGCCTTGCTGCGTTGGGCGGCGGCGCGAGGATTGGCGGTGAGCGCGCTGCTCGGCTTGTGTCCGCTCGGCGAGGATGAGCGCGAGCGCCTGTTCGACCGGCTGCTCGACGAGGGCCGTTGGGCCGCCTTGACGGAAAAATCCGGAGGCTCCCCGGCCTCGTCTACGTCGTCTGACTAG
- a CDS encoding SCP2 sterol-binding domain-containing protein, with the protein MVRSPMTPASVFEARRLREMALAAGADDVGFVSIDDPVIAFEREEILAAFPFAKSLVSFVMKMNRENIRSPARSAANVEFHRVGDETDAVAHRLSRMLEDLGVRAAYPSMAFPMEATRWPGKMWVVSHKPVAVAAGLGKMGIHRNVIHPKFGNFILLGTVVVDVELESYSRPLDYNPCLSCKLCVAACPTGAIAPDGAFDLPACYTHNYREFMGGFMDWVETIADAKTAVSYREKVTDAESVSMWQSLAYGPNYKAAYCLAVCPAGEDVIGAYRDDRKGFLQSVVDPLQKKLETIYVTPESDAEDYVKRRFPHKSVKRVANGMRAVSIASFARGLSLRFQKKRAGELHAVYHFAFSGAERKQLTVAIAEGRLSVDEGLVGKADLSVSADAEAWLRFLRKETSLVWALLTFKIKLRGDPRLLAAFGRCFP; encoded by the coding sequence ATGGTCCGTTCGCCGATGACGCCGGCGTCGGTTTTCGAAGCGCGGCGGTTACGCGAAATGGCGCTCGCCGCCGGAGCCGACGATGTCGGTTTCGTCTCGATCGACGATCCGGTTATCGCTTTCGAGCGCGAGGAGATTCTCGCGGCCTTCCCTTTTGCGAAGAGCCTCGTCTCCTTTGTCATGAAGATGAATCGCGAGAACATCCGCAGCCCGGCGCGATCCGCCGCCAATGTGGAGTTTCATCGCGTCGGCGACGAGACGGACGCCGTCGCGCATCGCCTCTCGCGAATGCTCGAGGATTTGGGCGTTCGCGCCGCCTATCCCTCCATGGCCTTTCCGATGGAGGCGACGCGCTGGCCCGGAAAAATGTGGGTCGTCTCGCACAAGCCTGTCGCCGTCGCGGCCGGGCTCGGGAAAATGGGCATACATCGCAACGTCATCCATCCGAAATTCGGCAATTTCATTTTGCTGGGCACGGTGGTCGTCGATGTCGAGCTCGAGTCCTATTCGCGTCCGCTCGACTATAATCCCTGCCTCTCCTGCAAGCTCTGCGTGGCCGCATGCCCGACCGGCGCGATCGCGCCCGACGGCGCCTTCGACCTTCCCGCCTGCTACACGCATAATTATCGAGAATTCATGGGCGGCTTCATGGATTGGGTGGAGACGATCGCCGACGCCAAAACGGCGGTCTCCTATCGCGAGAAAGTCACCGACGCCGAGAGCGTCTCCATGTGGCAGAGTCTCGCCTATGGACCCAATTACAAAGCGGCCTATTGCCTCGCCGTGTGTCCGGCGGGGGAGGATGTGATCGGCGCCTATCGCGACGATCGCAAGGGATTTTTGCAGAGCGTCGTCGATCCGCTGCAGAAGAAGCTGGAAACGATCTATGTGACGCCGGAGTCGGACGCCGAGGATTATGTGAAGCGCCGTTTCCCGCACAAGAGCGTGAAGCGCGTCGCCAATGGCATGCGCGCTGTCTCGATCGCGTCCTTTGCGCGCGGGCTGTCGCTGCGCTTCCAGAAAAAGCGCGCGGGCGAGCTGCATGCCGTCTATCACTTCGCCTTCAGCGGAGCCGAGCGCAAGCAACTCACCGTCGCCATCGCCGAGGGCAGGCTGAGCGTCGACGAAGGTTTGGTCGGCAAGGCCGATCTCAGCGTCTCGGCGGACGCCGAGGCTTGGCTTCGCTTCCTACGTAAGGAGACGAGCCTGGTCTGGGCGCTTCTCACCTTCAAGATAAAGCTGCGCGGCGACCCGCGGCTGCTCGCGGCTTTCGGGCGGTGTTTTCCGTGA
- a CDS encoding MarR family winged helix-turn-helix transcriptional regulator, whose protein sequence is MSEPDPAEVRACAQSCAVANVRRAARAIGKLYAESLGGLDLEPTQYSLLVACSLAEGWTVSKLAEIFVLDRSALARNLAVMEKRGLLRVKTGEDRRTREVTLTKQGRATLAKALPLWRAAQTRAEEKFGAERLARLVGELRALAVAVQEE, encoded by the coding sequence ATGAGCGAGCCTGATCCGGCCGAAGTCAGAGCCTGCGCGCAGAGCTGCGCCGTGGCCAATGTGCGCCGCGCGGCGCGTGCGATCGGCAAGCTCTATGCGGAGAGTCTCGGTGGGCTCGATCTCGAGCCGACGCAATATTCGCTGCTCGTCGCCTGTTCGCTCGCGGAAGGATGGACGGTCAGCAAGCTGGCCGAGATTTTCGTGCTGGACCGCAGCGCGCTCGCGCGCAATCTCGCGGTGATGGAGAAGCGTGGGCTCTTGCGTGTGAAGACGGGCGAGGATCGCCGCACCCGCGAGGTGACTCTGACGAAACAGGGCCGCGCGACTCTGGCGAAAGCGCTGCCGCTCTGGCGCGCGGCGCAGACGCGGGCGGAAGAGAAATTCGGCGCCGAACGATTGGCGCGTCTCGTCGGTGAATTGCGCGCGCTTGCCGTGGCCGTTCAGGAAGAGTGA
- a CDS encoding ATP-dependent RecD-like DNA helicase — MPVWSNEQERALSAVAAWLKDGRAQLFRLFGYAGTGKSTLAQHIAESVDGDVAFGAFTGKAALVMRSKGCKDARTIHSLIYRATDTETEEPAFELNEDSDAAKAKLIIIDECSMVDEELGRDLLSFGKKVLVLGDPAQLPPVKGGGYFTESEPDVMLTEVHRQAADNPIVRLSMIIREGGRLDYGVYGETQVVRRDALDPALITNADQVLVGLNRTRRAYNNRLRQLRGFVGTLPQSGEKLVCLRNNRKKGLLNGALFKVKSAGALRRGKVRLLVEPEETAGKFQRVGVLPQFFEGGDAEIPFAQRKDTDEFDFGYCLTVHKAQGSQWDDVALFDESFAFREHRARWLYTGVTRAARRLTVVA, encoded by the coding sequence ATGCCCGTCTGGTCCAATGAACAAGAGCGCGCGCTCTCGGCCGTCGCCGCATGGCTGAAGGACGGCCGCGCGCAGCTGTTTCGTCTGTTCGGCTATGCCGGCACGGGCAAATCGACGCTTGCGCAACATATCGCCGAGAGCGTCGACGGCGACGTCGCCTTCGGCGCTTTCACCGGCAAGGCGGCGTTGGTGATGCGCTCCAAGGGGTGCAAGGATGCGCGCACCATTCACAGCCTCATCTATCGCGCCACCGATACGGAGACCGAGGAGCCCGCCTTCGAGCTGAACGAGGACAGCGACGCGGCGAAAGCCAAGCTCATCATCATCGACGAATGCTCCATGGTCGACGAGGAATTGGGCCGCGATCTGCTCTCCTTCGGCAAGAAGGTGCTGGTGCTCGGCGATCCGGCGCAATTGCCGCCGGTGAAGGGCGGCGGCTATTTCACCGAATCGGAGCCCGATGTGATGCTGACGGAAGTGCATCGGCAGGCCGCGGATAATCCGATCGTGCGCCTCTCCATGATCATTCGCGAGGGCGGGCGGCTCGATTACGGCGTCTATGGCGAGACGCAAGTGGTGCGGCGCGACGCGCTCGATCCCGCGCTCATCACCAACGCCGATCAGGTGCTCGTCGGCCTCAATCGCACGCGCCGCGCCTATAATAATCGGCTGCGGCAGCTGCGTGGTTTTGTCGGCACGCTGCCGCAATCGGGCGAGAAGCTTGTCTGCCTGCGCAATAATCGCAAGAAGGGCCTGCTCAATGGCGCGCTGTTCAAGGTGAAGAGCGCCGGCGCTCTGCGGCGCGGCAAGGTGCGCCTGCTGGTCGAGCCGGAGGAGACGGCGGGAAAATTCCAGCGCGTCGGCGTGCTGCCGCAGTTCTTCGAAGGAGGCGACGCCGAGATTCCCTTTGCGCAGCGCAAGGATACGGATGAGTTCGATTTCGGCTATTGCCTCACCGTGCATAAGGCGCAGGGCTCGCAATGGGACGATGTCGCTTTGTTCGACGAATCCTTCGCCTTTCGCGAGCATCGCGCGCGCTGGCTCTACACTGGCGTCACCCGCGCCGCGCGGCGGCTGACAGTGGTGGCGTGA